The following coding sequences lie in one Periophthalmus magnuspinnatus isolate fPerMag1 chromosome 24, fPerMag1.2.pri, whole genome shotgun sequence genomic window:
- the mfsd4b gene encoding sodium-dependent glucose transporter 1 gives MAQPMDIAAKHKHVRFAAMEDENDDQGDDTLLDRCKDKDRRLNIAFSNLKRSSRAAGRESAEESSAGGGRWLTTAALCASFLGLGMSIAVIGPTFEDLAMNVHKNISNISYIFAGRSAGYIAGSMLGGALLDCMNPYLLLGLSMLLTALGMCAIPLCRQALLLTGFMACIGISMGILDTGGNVLALSTWGEQAGPHMQALHFSFAAGALVSPVIAQLLFGGSRNTSSVAKNVTAQVHSPVKAIQSWTALRSMWAYVVIGLFVFLSALLFFGMYCCATGSRDRAHSVSEKPQVAKYHTAIVVLLFLFFFAYVGAEVAYGSFIFTFSKDLVRLEEAEAAGINTLFWGSFAACRGLAILLASCLFPGTLITLSLVSCCISSLLLSLFPLHRAVLWAGTGLYGASMAAVFPSGLSWVEQYTPVTGHTAAVLVVGAALGEMVLPVLLGFLMGRVSGEPLLMYQALACAIFCSILFPAMYRLAVASGSRTQGDDGDKEFYQALLQPEPEDFEVFEMDTSLSSPNWDDHRE, from the exons ATGGCTCAACCAATGGATATCGCCGCGAAACACAAGCACGTCCGTTTCGCTGCGATGGAGGACGAAAATGATGATCAGGGGGATGACACACTGCTTGACAGGTGTAAAGACAAAGACAGAAGGCTTAACATTGCGTTTAGCAACCTTAAGAGAAGTTCCAGAGCGGCGGGCCGAGAGTCTGCGGAGGAGAGCAGTGCCGGCGGAGGTCGCTGGCTCACTACCGCTGCTCTATGCGCTTCTTTCTTAGGGCTG GGGATGAGTATTGCAGTTATTGGTCCCACGTTTGAGGATCTGGCTATGAATGTTCACAAAAACATCAGCAACATCTCATACATATTTGCAGGCCGGTCTGCTGGGTACATTGCTGGGTCCATGCTGGGGGGCGCACTCTTGGACTGTATGAACCCTTACCTGCTGCTAG GGCTGTCCATGCTGCTGACAGCATTAGGGATGTGTGCAATTCCACTATGCCGACAGGCGCTGCTCCTTACCGGCTTCATGGCGTGCATTGGCATCTCCATGGGTATCCTGGACACAG GTGGGAACGTGCTGGCACTGAGCACCTGGGGAGAGCAGGCAGGCCCCCACATGCAGGCGCTTCACTTTAGTTTTGCAGCTGGAGCTTTGGTGTCACCAGTCATTGCTCAGCTCTTGTTTGGGGGCTCTCGAAACACTAGTTCAGTGGCTAAAAATGTCACAGCCCAAGTGCACAGCCCTGTGAAGGCTATCCAGAGCTGGACCGCCTTGCGTTCCATGTGGGCTTATGTGGTCATCGGTCTGTTTGTCTTCCTCTCAGCACTGCTTTTCTTTGGGATGTACTGCTGCGCCACTGGATCACGGGACAGAGCCCACTCGGTGTCGGAAAAACCCCAGGTGGCCAAATACCACACAGCCATTGTGGTCCTGCTCTTCTTATTCTTTTTCGCCTATGTGGGGGCAGAGGTAGCATATGGCTCCTTCATATTCACCTTTTCTAAAGATCTAGTGCGACTGGAGGAAGCTGAGGCAGCTGGAATCAACACTCTGTTCTGGGGGAGTTTTGCGGCATGCCGTGGTCTGGCCATTCTTCTTGCGTCATGTTTGTTTCCTGGGACTCTCATAACTCTTAGTCTGGTGAGCTGCTGCATTTCCTCTCTGCTGCTTAGCTTGttccctctccacagagctgtgcTGTGGGCTGGCACTGGTCTGTATGGTGCTTCTATGGCAGCAGTTTTCCCCAGTGGACTGTCGTGGGTGGAGCAATACACGCCTGTGACTGGACATACAGCAGCTGTGCTGGTAGTTGGTGCTGCATTGGGAGAAATGGTGCTACCTGTTCTTCTGGGTTTCCTCATGGGGCGAGTTAGCGGTGAGCCACTGTTAATGTACCAAGCTCTAGCCTGTGCCATCTTCTGCTCCATCCTCTTCCCTGCAATGTACCGGCTGGCTGTAGCCTCTGGATCTCGCACCCAGGGTGATGATGGGGACAAGGAGTTTTACCAAGCACTGTTGCAGCCCGAGCCTGAGGACTTTGAGGTTTTTGAGATGGACACTTCTCTGAGCTCTCCAAACTGGGATGACCACAGAGAATGA